The segment TGGCCGGGGCCGTCCGCGGCTTCGACTGGCCCGACCCGGTCTTCCTCGGTATCGACGTCGTCCCGGTGCCGGAGGCCAAGACGCCGGTGAAGAACCGTGTGCACCTCGATCTCGCCACCACGTCCGCGGCTCATCACGAGGAACTGGTCGCGCGCCTGAGGGCGCTCGGTGCGACACCCGTCGACGTGGGACAGGGCGATGTGCCGTGGACGGTCCTCGCGGACCCGGAGGGCAACGAGTTCTGCGTGCTGGAGCCCCGGGAGGTCTACCGGGACACCGGTCCGGTGGCCGCGGTGGTGGTCGACTGCGTGGATCCGCGGGACATGGCCCGCTTCTGGGGTGCCGCGACGAACTGGACGCCGCTCGACGTGAGCGACGACCACGCGACGTTCCGTTCGCCCGGAGGCGGCGGCCCGCACCTCGAGTTCCTCCGCACGCCCGGCGTGAAGACCGTCCCGGACCGCCTGCACCTCGATCTGCTGCCCTACCCGGGCGACGACCGGGCGGCGGAGGTGGACCGGCTGCGCGCACTCGGCGCCACCGACCTCGATCTCGGCCAGGGAGACGTCCCGTGGACCTGCCTGGCCGATCCCGAGGGCCACGAGTTCTGCGTCCTGTCCCTGCCCTGACGCGGTGATCGCCCCGTCACGGCGATGGGCTCCGAGGCGGGGCGGTCACCGGGTCCGCGATGCCGCGGCGGCCGGGACGCCGTGGTCGTCGAGGGCTGCCCGCATGGTCCGCAGACGCCGCTGCTGACGGTTGCCGGCGACGACGCTCCAGGACAGGAAGCCGACCGTCAGCAGGGCGAACCCGATCGTCTGCCGGGTGCCGGAGGTGAGGGCCACCATCGCCGTCACGGTGCAGAACATGACGGCGAGGAACACCAGGGCCGCCACACGGTGCCGCGTGCGGTGCAGGCGCTCCGCGACCAGGCTCCGCATCGCCTCGCGCTCGGCCGGTTCGCCGGGCACCTCACCCCTGCGCAGCTTCGTGTCCATGGAGACGAGGCCGTTCGTGCTGCCGCCCGCCGTCTTCTTCTCCCTGTTCCGCCTGACGAGCACGACGACGATGCCGCCGACGGAGACGACGGCGGTACGCAGCACCACCGAGACGGCCGAGCGGCCCGGGTACAGGACCATCACCAGCGCACTGGCGAGGAGGATCGACAGCGCGAACTGGAGCCACAGGTGTCTGCCCAGAAAGGAGTTGAGGCGTTCCACGGTTACCGGTCCCTTCCGTGTGGATGCGGACCGTCCGCGTACCCCGGCTCGGTGGACACACTCCGTCATATCCGCCTGTCCAAACGGAAGTTGACGGTCCGCAGGGTGCCCACCGCGCCGCCCGCGGCGGGAGTGGCCGGCCGTCAGCCGTGGAAGCCGATGTAGCCGTTGCCGTCGGCGTCGTTGGCGCGCTTGGTGTAGGAGTGGGTGTCCGCCCGGGCGGCGGTGGGCTTGAGCAGGTAGACGGTGTCCTTGTCGTTGTTCCAGATGAAGTTGCAGTTCTGGCGGTACACGACGTTGCCCGCGTCCGAGTCGGTGCCCCGGCCGCCGCGCAGCTTCACGTAGTCGCCCGGCTCGAGCCTGTGGGTGGCGGGGAAGGTGAACTTGTTGCCCGTGGCGTCCTTGACGACGTAGCCCTTGAGGTCGACGGTCGCGGTGCGCGAGTAGTTCTTGATCGTCAGGTACTCGTCCTTGGTGTTGCCGCCGGAGCACCGGTTGGAGTCACTGCCCGGAGCGTCGTACTGGACACCCTTGATCTTCAGTGCGGACGTGTACTCGGTGGCCTGGGCCGGTCCGGCGGCCGTCACGGCGATCGTGCCGGCGGCGGCGACCGCGGCAACGGCGGCCAGGCTGTGGCGCATACGCATGAGGAAACCCCCCTGAGTGGTGCGAATGGAGCGTCAGGAGCCTAGCCGAAGTGATCGGAAGGTGTTCGGATCGTGTGAATTTCGTGAAGGCTCGCCCCGGCGGTAAGCGCTACCTATCCTGGCTCGTGTGGATCAGGAAGGCGCTGCCGAGGATTCCTCTTTCGACTACTGCCCCTGGAACTTCGCGCGCGGGGCGTCCTCCGCGCAGCGAGCGGCGCAGGCCGAGCGTCAGCGGGCGCTGACCGCGACGGGGGCGCGTCTCGGGCCCCGCTGCTTCGTCTCCGCGGCCGCAGCCGTGTTCGCCGACGTTCTCAGCCTGGGCGCCGACTCCTACATCGCGGGCTACGCCTATGTCACGGGCGAGGTGCGGGCCGGGCGTGACTGTTCGGTCAATCCGTACGCGACGGTGCGGGGGCGGGTGACGCTCGGCGACGGGGTGCGCATCGGCGCGCACGCCTCCCTGCTCGGCTTCAACCACGGGTTCGCGCCGGAAGAGCCCGTGCACCGGCAGCCGTTGACGAGCAAGGGCATCGTCGTCGGGGACGACGTCTGGATCGGCTCGAACGTCGTCGTCCTGGACGGCGTGACGATCGGCGATCACTGTGTGGTGGGGGCGGGGGCGGTCGTCACCAAGGACCTGGCGCCGTGGACGATAGCCGCCGGCAACCCGGCCCGCCCCCTGCGCGACCGTCGCGGACCCACGGGACCGAACGGACGGGGTCGATCGGACGGGCCGGGCGGGCCGGGCGGCCGAAGTCGGTCGGACGAGCAGGGTGGCGCGAGCAGGGCGGCAGATCCGGACGCGGCGGGCGGTGCCGGCGGAGCGCGGACCCGTACGCCGGGAGCCGAACAGGGCGACGCCCTCGCGGAGTTCGCCGAGCGGGCCCGCACGCAGGCCGCCGCCGTGCTGGCCCGTTGCTGGAACGACGACACCGGCCGCTACGCCGACCGGCCGGGCGCCGCGCCGACGGTGCGCGCGCACTGCGACGCCGTGGAGATCGCCGATCTCCTGCTGGGTGCGCCCCCGGAGCAGATGACCGCCGTCGAACACGCGGAGCGGCTGCGCGTGTTGCAGGATCCGGCGAGCGGGCTGGTGCCCGAGCTCGCGCCCGGGGGCCTGCCGGGGGTGCCGGCGGCACCGGCCGAGGACGGATGGATCGAGGACGGCGCGGCCGAGTACCACGTGCTGTCGGTGGGCTCGGCGCTGGAGCTGCTCGGCTCCCGGTTCGCTCATCCGGTGCATGCCGTGGATCGCATGACGGCCGGTCAGCTGGTGGCGCGGCTGGACGCACTGCCGTGGGGGACCAGGGCGTGGACGGCGGGCGCGTGGGTCGACTGCTGGGCGACCGGCGCGTATCGCAACCGCGAGCTGAAGAAGGGGACTTCCGGCGGGTCCGGCGCGCTCGAGGCGCTGTTCGGCTGGCTCGGTACGCGGGTGGACCCGTGGACGGGGATGTGGGGCACGGCGTCCGCCCCGTCCGAGGGGCGGCTCCAGCTCGTCAACGGCTACTACCGGCTCACCCGGGGTTCCTTCGCGCAGTTCGGGCTTCCCGTGCCCTGGCCGGACCGGGTGGTGGACACCGTGCTGGCGCACGCGCGCGACCCGCGCTGGTTCGCGGAGGGCCGTCAGAACGCGTGCAACGTCCTGGACGTGGCCCACCCCCTGTGGCTGGCCGGACGTCAGACCCGTCATCGTGAGGACGAGGTGCGGGCGTGGGCGGGGGAGCAACTGGTCTCGGTACTGCGGAAGTGGCACGACCTGGCGGGCTTCGGCTTCGGCCCGGCGGGGGAGGGCGGCTCGGGTCCGGGCCGGGAACCGGGGCTCCAGGGTACCGAGATGTGGCTCGCCGTCGTCTGGCTGCTGGCCGACCTGGTCGGGACGGCGGACCGGCTGGGATACCGGCCGAGGGGGGTGCACCGTCCGGAGCCGGGCGGCTCGCCGGCGTTTTCGAGGCCCGGACAGCGCCCGTCCTGAACGTCCGCGGCACGCGCGCGTGCCGAACCGGCGCCGGGGAGACATCGCCGACGCCTGCCGGGGGCGGGGCCCCGACGTCGTGCCGGGGGCCCGACGCCCTGCGCCATCCCCTCGCCTGTCTCGCGGGCCGCTCGCGTGAACCGCGTACCGCTCACTTGCGTCGCGGAAGGATGCGGGCGCACCGCCGGTCGTACGGCCGTCCCGGAGCCTGCGGCATGCCGCTGTTCCGCCGCTCGGGCTCGCCGCGCAAGGGCGTCCCCCAGGGCCGGTCGCCCGGGCGCAACGCGAGATGGGTCACAGCGTGACCTGTGAAAACGTCCCGCGCGAGGACCCGTCCGGCCTGCCCACGCCGCATTTACGTGCTACATGCATCGAAGTGTGTACAGCCCGTTATCGGCGCATGTCCCCCTATCGTCGTTCCCTGGCCTGCCGCCGGCGCCGTCGAGCAGCCCGAGTCCCTGTCCCCGATGAAAGGAGGCGGGCGAAGCGTTGCCGACTGCCGCAGTCGCACCTCCCCGTACGTCCCTGCCGACCGCTCCGGAGAACGCCACCGTCACCGACCCCGCACTCGTGAAGCGCGCCGTGAAGGCCGCCGCGCTGGGCAACGCGATGGAATGGTTCGACTTCGGCGTCTACAGCTACATCGCGGTCACGCTGGGCAAGGTCTTCTTCTCGTCCGGGAACCCGACCACCCAGCTGCTCTCCACCTTCGGCGCCTTCGCCGCGGCCTTCCTGGTCCGCCCGCTCGGCGGCATGGTCTTCGGGCCGCTCGGCGACCGGGTCGGGCGTCAGAAGGTCCTGGCCCTCACCATGATCCTGATGGCCGCCGGTACCTTCGCCATCGGCCTCATCCCGTCGTACGCCTCGATCGGGATGGGAGCCCCGCTGCTTCTGCTCGCCGCGCGTCTGGTGCAGGGCTTCTCCACCGGCGGCGAGTACGCCGGGGCCTCCACCTTCATCGCCGAGTACGCCCCCGACAAACGGCGCGGCTTCCTCGGCAGCTGGCTCGAGTTCGGCACGC is part of the Streptomyces asoensis genome and harbors:
- a CDS encoding VOC family protein; its protein translation is MALRPVQVNIKALDGRAVGRFWAQALGWSAFSPGVTTYVGPAVAGAVRGFDWPDPVFLGIDVVPVPEAKTPVKNRVHLDLATTSAAHHEELVARLRALGATPVDVGQGDVPWTVLADPEGNEFCVLEPREVYRDTGPVAAVVVDCVDPRDMARFWGAATNWTPLDVSDDHATFRSPGGGGPHLEFLRTPGVKTVPDRLHLDLLPYPGDDRAAEVDRLRALGATDLDLGQGDVPWTCLADPEGHEFCVLSLP
- a CDS encoding lamin tail domain-containing protein, translated to MRMRHSLAAVAAVAAAGTIAVTAAGPAQATEYTSALKIKGVQYDAPGSDSNRCSGGNTKDEYLTIKNYSRTATVDLKGYVVKDATGNKFTFPATHRLEPGDYVKLRGGRGTDSDAGNVVYRQNCNFIWNNDKDTVYLLKPTAARADTHSYTKRANDADGNGYIGFHG
- a CDS encoding acyltransferase: MDQEGAAEDSSFDYCPWNFARGASSAQRAAQAERQRALTATGARLGPRCFVSAAAAVFADVLSLGADSYIAGYAYVTGEVRAGRDCSVNPYATVRGRVTLGDGVRIGAHASLLGFNHGFAPEEPVHRQPLTSKGIVVGDDVWIGSNVVVLDGVTIGDHCVVGAGAVVTKDLAPWTIAAGNPARPLRDRRGPTGPNGRGRSDGPGGPGGRSRSDEQGGASRAADPDAAGGAGGARTRTPGAEQGDALAEFAERARTQAAAVLARCWNDDTGRYADRPGAAPTVRAHCDAVEIADLLLGAPPEQMTAVEHAERLRVLQDPASGLVPELAPGGLPGVPAAPAEDGWIEDGAAEYHVLSVGSALELLGSRFAHPVHAVDRMTAGQLVARLDALPWGTRAWTAGAWVDCWATGAYRNRELKKGTSGGSGALEALFGWLGTRVDPWTGMWGTASAPSEGRLQLVNGYYRLTRGSFAQFGLPVPWPDRVVDTVLAHARDPRWFAEGRQNACNVLDVAHPLWLAGRQTRHREDEVRAWAGEQLVSVLRKWHDLAGFGFGPAGEGGSGPGREPGLQGTEMWLAVVWLLADLVGTADRLGYRPRGVHRPEPGGSPAFSRPGQRPS